The following coding sequences are from one Liolophura sinensis isolate JHLJ2023 chromosome 12, CUHK_Ljap_v2, whole genome shotgun sequence window:
- the LOC135479371 gene encoding uncharacterized protein LOC135479371 produces MMETTYQETPSEPLENSKNSEISVENTDNVSDVKNDGLSEISDNQKQNHEQQESLVLNQDVSMATENMEVDRCSDELRTEEREESETYGDKKDNTSDNTEDVNDDNKSDGVLNPEMYVESTVEYDVSKPPVQICGAWAEFSQTDNFLRGCKWQWLFPPSSLGHQMAVA; encoded by the exons ATGATGGAGACTACGTACCAAGAAACACCAAGTGAACCATTGGAGAACtcaaaaaattctgaaatatcTGTTGAAAATACAGACAATGTTAGTGATGTCAAAAATGATGGTCTATCAGAAATATCAGATAATCAGAAGCAAAATCACGAACAGCAGGAATCGCTGGTGCTGAATCAGgatgtttccatggcaacagagAACATGGAGGTGGATAGATGCAGTGATGAACTAAGGACTGAAGAGAGAGAGGAATCTGAGACTTATGGTGATAAAAAGGATAACACTAGTGATAACACAGAGGATGTCAATGATGACAATAAATCAGACGGTGTGTTAAACCCTGAGATGTATGTTGAAAG TACAGTGGAATACGATGTCAGCAAACCTCCTGTACAGATTTGTGGAGCCTGGGCAGAGTTCTCACAGACAGACAACTTCCTCAGGGGATGTAAGTG GCAATGGCTCTTCCCTCCCTCTTCTTTAGGTCACCAGATGGCAGTTGCTTGA